The Vigna unguiculata cultivar IT97K-499-35 chromosome 11, ASM411807v1, whole genome shotgun sequence genomic sequence ttttaattacacactttcaaaaaaaaaaaaaaactaaaatgtcaGTTAAGTGTATAGATGTATATGAGATTGGTGTAAACACTGCAATATTTCAAAGGGGATTTGTAGAATACATGCATAATTGAAGAGAAAGCTTTTGGTTACATTTGAAAAAATCAAGATTTAAAGAAGTCACACAGAGAAGGAAATGGAAACacaataacaaaatatgaaattggATAAAAGAAATCGAAACAAAAACTTAATTCTGAAATAACACAGATCACCGATACATATATAACAGTAAAACACGAGTACATCCATAACATGCAACAAACTGCAACAATGTTGAATCTTATTGAACTGAAAACTTCAAATAGCTTAAACCCCTAGCTTCATACACAAGTGGCAGGGGTCAGGTAATATAGACGTCAAATAATAGTTGTTAAAGATTCGTCGGTAAAGGATGGAAGGAGAGGAGTTGAATTATAGACGCAACGGTGGAGGCGGCGAGAGAGATGGTGGTGGGTGGAGATTTCTATTTATACGGAGGAGATGATGGTGGTTTGTATTCATACGGAGGAGAAGATGGTGGCTTGTATTCATAGGGAGGAGACGACGGTGGTTTGTATTGATCATATTGTGGAGGTGAGTAGTTGTTGTATGGGGGTTTGTAGTAATTATAGGGAGGTGGCTTGTATTCATATGGAGGAGGTGAGTAGTTGTTGTATGGAGGTTTGTAGTAATTATAGGGAGGTGGCTTGTAAACGtaaggtggtggtggaggtggtggagaTTTGTAGTAATAATATGGAGGATATTTGGGTTCATAATATGGAGGGTATTTGGGTTCATAGTAAGAAGGaggaggaggtggtggagatTTGTAGTAATATGGAGGGTATTTGGGTTGATTGTAATAAGGAGGaggagatggtggtggtggagatTTGTAGTAATATGGAGGGTACTTAGGATCATAAGAAGGGTATTTAGGATCATAAGAAGGGTATTTAGGATCATAATTAGGAGGGTATTTGGGTTCATAGGTTGGTTTGTAATATGGATTGTTGTAGGGTTGTCCTCCACCGTAGTAGGGATAATCATCAGCAGCAACGATGGTAGAAACTATGCAGAAGATTAGAGCATAGATGAGTCGAGGCAAGTGCCTCGTCTGAACTGAGATTTTTTCCATAGTCTACTTCACTGCTCTGTGCCTT encodes the following:
- the LOC114168750 gene encoding extensin-2-like gives rise to the protein MEKISVQTRHLPRLIYALIFCIVSTIVAADDYPYYGGGQPYNNPYYKPTYEPKYPPNYDPKYPSYDPKYPSYDPKYPPYYYKSPPPPSPPPYYNQPKYPPYYYKSPPPPPPSYYEPKYPPYYEPKYPPYYYYKSPPPPPPPYVYKPPPYNYYKPPYNNYSPPPYEYKPPPYNYYKPPYNNYSPPQYDQYKPPSSPPYEYKPPSSPPYEYKPPSSPPYK